In the genome of Hymenobacter cellulosivorans, one region contains:
- a CDS encoding TerB family tellurite resistance protein: MNDTQLLQNYSEPEKAAYLSVIASLASADREASAAEVEFLQQLAQNAGLSSGATQQVLTAAQDATNESIKHNLDALRGSDLRFSLITDLISFARADGAYSNTEEEMVNKMAAYLGINQQQTQALESVVDQAASVPHDPQDPGKQGFLSGVTNKLESVGIPKGALMAGLLGVVAPMVISGVMNRGGRSAGMGGMGGGLGSVLGGSGSMGGLLGGAASSAMGGGSMGGLLGGLLGGGLLGGAMGGGGNTGAYGNYPQQGSHVGSGGLGSLMSILGGLGGQPGSAPRSAGGGGLGGLLGGGGGMGSLLGGLFGGR, from the coding sequence ATGAACGATACCCAACTTCTGCAGAACTATTCTGAACCGGAAAAGGCCGCCTACCTGAGTGTTATTGCCAGTCTGGCTTCTGCCGACCGGGAGGCCTCCGCGGCCGAAGTAGAGTTTTTGCAGCAGCTCGCCCAAAATGCGGGCCTGAGCAGCGGAGCTACCCAGCAGGTGCTGACTGCCGCCCAGGACGCTACCAATGAAAGCATCAAGCACAACCTGGACGCGCTCCGCGGCAGCGACCTGCGTTTCTCGCTCATCACCGACCTGATCAGCTTCGCCCGCGCCGACGGAGCCTATTCCAACACGGAAGAAGAGATGGTCAACAAAATGGCCGCTTATCTGGGCATTAACCAGCAGCAGACCCAGGCCCTGGAAAGTGTGGTCGACCAGGCAGCCTCCGTACCCCACGATCCTCAGGACCCCGGCAAACAGGGCTTTTTGAGCGGTGTAACAAATAAGCTGGAAAGCGTGGGTATTCCAAAAGGTGCCCTGATGGCAGGCTTGCTAGGCGTAGTGGCACCCATGGTTATTTCGGGTGTTATGAACCGCGGTGGCCGTTCGGCAGGCATGGGCGGTATGGGCGGCGGCCTGGGTAGCGTACTAGGCGGCAGCGGCTCGATGGGCGGTCTGCTCGGCGGCGCTGCCAGCAGTGCCATGGGCGGCGGCTCGATGGGCGGCTTGCTCGGCGGTCTGCTCGGTGGAGGCTTACTTGGGGGCGCTATGGGTGGCGGTGGCAACACTGGCGCCTACGGCAACTACCCGCAGCAGGGCAGCCACGTAGGCAGCGGCGGCCTGGGCTCCCTGATGTCTATCCTGGGCGGTCTGGGCGGGCAGCCCGGCTCGGCACCCCGTAGCGCCGGCGGCGGCGGCTTAGGCGGCTTACTCGGTGGCGGCGGTGGCATGGGCTCTTTGCTTGGCGGCCTGTTTGGCGGCCGGTAG
- a CDS encoding mechanosensitive ion channel family protein — translation MTIQEILHYRFLGNNVGAYLTCAGILVFGYLFKTLLSKLLSRLVFRFIRQKTEGVSETQFQALLIQPVSIVVFFVTVYLAFQVLDYPVNSSELKHNEPWPQVALFRVYQLGIIFGMAWIALRAVDFLVLVFRRRAETNVSRLNDQLIPFAKDLLKVLVLTMAFLVMLSRVFGVNVTALIGGLGIGGLAVAFAAKESLENLIASFTIFLDRPFAVGDLVEVGGVTGTVEKVGFRSTRLRTAEKSYVTVPNKSMIDKPLDNLSLRTARRVTFTLALSHATTSEQLRHIVQEAQQTIQEYPLTNNDVQIKFAALTPAAKEVTVQYFVETTSYDEYLNVKEELNYRLVELVEKHGGTFASTGTTIVQLGNPDRLRGLQSAEQHIV, via the coding sequence ATGACCATCCAAGAAATTCTGCACTACCGTTTTCTGGGCAACAATGTAGGTGCCTACCTGACCTGCGCAGGTATCCTGGTATTTGGCTACCTGTTCAAAACCCTGCTCTCAAAGCTGCTTTCCCGGCTGGTTTTCCGGTTTATCCGCCAGAAAACAGAAGGCGTCAGCGAAACCCAGTTTCAGGCCCTACTGATTCAGCCCGTATCCATCGTGGTATTTTTTGTCACGGTGTATCTGGCGTTTCAAGTGCTCGACTACCCTGTGAACAGTTCGGAGCTAAAGCACAATGAGCCCTGGCCGCAGGTGGCCTTGTTTCGCGTGTACCAGCTCGGCATCATCTTCGGTATGGCCTGGATAGCCCTGCGCGCCGTCGACTTTCTGGTGCTGGTGTTCCGGCGCCGGGCCGAAACGAATGTGTCCCGACTCAACGACCAGCTGATTCCCTTCGCCAAGGACTTGCTGAAGGTATTGGTGCTGACCATGGCCTTTCTGGTAATGCTCAGCCGCGTGTTTGGCGTCAACGTTACGGCCCTGATTGGCGGTCTGGGCATTGGGGGTCTGGCGGTAGCTTTTGCTGCCAAGGAAAGCCTGGAAAACCTGATTGCTTCCTTCACCATCTTCCTCGACCGGCCCTTTGCCGTGGGTGACTTGGTGGAAGTAGGCGGCGTGACGGGTACTGTAGAGAAGGTTGGCTTCCGTAGCACCCGCCTGCGCACGGCCGAGAAAAGCTACGTCACGGTACCCAATAAGTCGATGATTGACAAGCCCCTGGACAACCTGAGCCTGCGCACGGCCCGCCGCGTGACCTTCACCCTGGCCCTGAGCCATGCCACTACCAGTGAGCAGCTACGCCACATTGTGCAGGAAGCCCAGCAGACCATTCAGGAGTATCCGCTGACCAACAACGACGTGCAAATCAAGTTTGCGGCCCTTACGCCAGCGGCCAAGGAGGTAACGGTGCAGTACTTCGTGGAAACCACCAGCTACGACGAGTACCTCAACGTGAAAGAGGAACTCAACTACCGCCTGGTAGAGCTGGTGGAAAAGCACGGCGGCACCTTTGCCAGTACCGGCACCACCATTGTGCAGCTCGGAAACCCCGACCGGCTACGGGGCCTGCAATCGGCGGAGCAGCATATCGTGTAA
- a CDS encoding Glu/Leu/Phe/Val dehydrogenase dimerization domain-containing protein has product MKDLLAKFENKRPEIVFEWKDSETEAEGWVVINSLRGGAAGGGTRMRKGLDKREVESLAKTMEVKFTVSGPAIGGAKSGINFDPQDPRKRGVLERWYRAVIPLLKNYYGTGGDLNVDEIHDVIPITEDYGLWHPQEGIVNGHYRATEPQKIQKLGQLRQGVIKVIEDAAFTPELSRKYTIADLITGYGVAEAVRHYYELWGDQSVAGKRAIIQGWGNVGAAAAYYLASQGALVTGIIDRAGGLLKPEGFSLAEVRQLFLDRQGNALTADNLLSFEQINEQVWTSGAEIFIPAAASRLVTREQVEKMMQHGLEVISCGANVPFADPEIFFGPTGEYADQHVSVIPDFIANCGMARVFAYLMETNAEITDQAIFGDTSRIIRRALERTRQQSSDTVGVAQKSFEMALRQLV; this is encoded by the coding sequence ATGAAAGACCTGCTGGCCAAATTCGAGAATAAACGCCCGGAAATTGTTTTTGAGTGGAAAGATTCTGAAACCGAAGCCGAGGGCTGGGTTGTGATTAACTCGTTACGAGGGGGAGCTGCCGGCGGCGGCACACGCATGCGCAAGGGCTTGGACAAGCGTGAGGTAGAAAGCTTAGCCAAAACGATGGAAGTGAAATTTACCGTGTCGGGCCCAGCTATCGGCGGGGCGAAGTCGGGCATCAACTTCGATCCGCAGGACCCACGCAAGCGCGGCGTGCTGGAGCGCTGGTACCGGGCCGTGATTCCGCTGCTCAAGAACTACTACGGCACCGGCGGCGACTTGAACGTAGACGAAATTCATGACGTGATTCCGATTACGGAGGATTACGGCCTGTGGCATCCGCAGGAAGGCATCGTAAACGGGCACTACCGGGCCACTGAGCCCCAGAAGATTCAGAAGCTGGGCCAGCTGCGCCAGGGCGTGATTAAGGTTATCGAAGATGCCGCCTTTACCCCGGAGCTGAGCCGTAAATACACCATTGCCGACCTGATTACGGGCTATGGCGTGGCCGAAGCCGTGCGGCATTACTACGAACTCTGGGGCGACCAAAGTGTAGCCGGCAAGCGCGCCATCATTCAGGGCTGGGGTAATGTGGGTGCCGCAGCTGCCTACTACCTAGCCTCGCAGGGTGCCCTGGTTACCGGCATCATCGACCGGGCTGGCGGCTTGCTCAAGCCTGAGGGCTTCTCGCTGGCCGAAGTTCGTCAACTGTTCCTTGACCGGCAAGGCAATGCGCTGACGGCCGACAACCTGTTGTCGTTTGAGCAGATCAACGAGCAGGTATGGACTTCGGGTGCTGAAATCTTTATTCCGGCCGCGGCTTCCCGCCTCGTGACGCGGGAGCAGGTCGAGAAAATGATGCAGCACGGCCTAGAAGTCATCAGCTGCGGGGCCAACGTACCATTTGCCGACCCCGAAATCTTCTTCGGCCCCACCGGCGAGTACGCCGACCAGCACGTGAGCGTCATTCCCGACTTTATTGCCAACTGCGGCATGGCCCGGGTATTTGCCTACCTGATGGAAACCAACGCCGAAATTACCGACCAAGCCATTTTCGGCGATACGTCCCGCATTATCCGCCGGGCCCTGGAGCGCACCCGCCAGCAAAGCAGCGACACGGTGGGCGTAGCGCAGAAGTCGTTCGAAATGGCGTTGCGGCAGCTGGTATAA
- a CDS encoding ArsR/SmtB family transcription factor yields MKPLLSRVESKKVDKAAAMLKVLAHPKRLAIVDLLGKEDKMTVTEIYRSLDLPQAIASQHLITLKDRGILSSFKVGTKIYYSLSIPKLLDVIDSLEDCCDTL; encoded by the coding sequence ATGAAACCATTGCTCTCGCGCGTAGAATCTAAAAAAGTAGACAAGGCCGCAGCCATGCTCAAAGTACTGGCTCACCCGAAGCGCCTTGCCATCGTCGACTTGCTCGGCAAAGAGGATAAGATGACCGTAACGGAAATTTACCGTTCGCTCGACTTGCCTCAAGCCATTGCGTCGCAGCACCTTATCACGCTGAAAGACCGCGGTATCTTGTCCTCCTTCAAAGTAGGTACCAAGATCTATTACTCCCTGTCGATTCCGAAACTGCTCGACGTAATTGATTCGCTCGAGGACTGCTGCGACACGCTGTAG
- the hemA gene encoding glutamyl-tRNA reductase: protein MLHPFKAVSLSFKKAPLEIRELISLDEAACRRFLHTLHHDLGLTDLLVLSTCNRTEIYYSAPRDQSPEIIEALGQLKGLTDVAAYFPYFDILDTYHDAVQHLFEVAMGLDAQVVGDLQISNQVKQAYQWSADEDAAGPFLHRLLHTIFFTNKRVQQETSFRDGAASTSYATLELVEELTADVANPRVLVVGLGEIGADVCRHFADSKSFTDVTLCNRTRGKAEALAAECNLPILDFENLVQGMKEADVVISSISRDTPFFTREMVERLDVLSYKFFIDLSVPRSIETEVDNVPGVLVYNIDAIQSKASAALEQRLAAVPQVRAIIAESIAGLSDWTKEMMVSPTIQKLKNALEQIRLEEMDRFQKKMSPEEAKRMDEVTKSLMQKILKQPVLQLKAACKRGEADQLIGVLTDLFDLENQTTHA, encoded by the coding sequence ATGCTCCATCCATTTAAGGCCGTTAGTCTATCTTTTAAGAAAGCGCCACTCGAAATTCGGGAGTTGATTTCTTTGGACGAGGCCGCCTGCCGCCGCTTCCTCCATACCCTGCACCACGACCTGGGCCTCACCGACCTGCTCGTGCTCAGTACCTGCAACCGTACGGAAATCTACTACTCCGCCCCGCGTGACCAGAGCCCCGAAATCATCGAGGCCCTCGGACAGCTCAAAGGCCTGACGGACGTGGCAGCCTACTTTCCTTACTTCGACATCCTCGACACCTACCACGACGCCGTTCAGCACCTGTTTGAGGTTGCAATGGGCCTCGACGCCCAGGTGGTCGGCGACTTGCAGATCAGCAACCAAGTAAAGCAGGCCTATCAATGGTCGGCGGATGAAGATGCGGCCGGACCGTTTTTGCACCGGCTGCTGCACACTATCTTCTTCACCAACAAGCGCGTGCAGCAGGAAACTAGCTTCCGCGACGGAGCCGCGTCCACGTCGTATGCCACGCTGGAGCTGGTCGAAGAGCTGACGGCCGACGTTGCCAACCCGCGGGTGCTGGTAGTAGGCCTGGGCGAAATCGGGGCCGACGTGTGCCGCCATTTTGCCGATAGCAAATCCTTTACCGACGTCACCCTTTGCAACCGTACCCGCGGTAAGGCTGAGGCCCTGGCCGCCGAGTGCAACCTGCCCATCCTCGACTTCGAAAACCTGGTGCAGGGCATGAAGGAAGCCGACGTGGTTATTTCCTCAATTTCGCGCGACACGCCCTTCTTCACCCGCGAAATGGTGGAGCGCCTGGACGTGCTGAGCTACAAGTTCTTTATCGACCTGTCGGTGCCCCGCAGCATTGAGACGGAGGTAGACAATGTGCCCGGCGTGCTGGTGTACAACATCGACGCTATTCAGAGCAAGGCTTCGGCTGCCCTGGAACAGCGCCTGGCGGCCGTGCCCCAGGTGCGGGCCATTATTGCCGAAAGTATTGCTGGCCTCTCCGACTGGACCAAGGAAATGATGGTGTCGCCCACCATTCAGAAGCTCAAGAATGCCCTGGAGCAGATCCGCCTGGAGGAGATGGACCGCTTCCAGAAGAAGATGAGCCCTGAGGAAGCCAAGCGGATGGACGAGGTAACCAAGTCCCTGATGCAGAAGATCCTGAAGCAGCCGGTGCTACAGCTCAAGGCCGCCTGCAAACGCGGTGAAGCGGACCAGCTCATCGGCGTACTCACCGACCTATTTGATCTGGAAAATCAGACCACGCACGCGTAA
- a CDS encoding HAMP domain-containing sensor histidine kinase, with protein sequence MAFFSFSRQVLPIYDQKSRIKLGILAGAILIAAATVVYTNILVKRLSEREQQQIDLYAKAQRFIINSEVDSNTNFVFEEIINANTTIPIIFTDGDANILGTRNVDIPKNVSEKAALNFLRREIAVMKLQHPPIVVELGAGLRNYIYYKDSQLLTQLRTYPLVQLAVITCLGVMAYFSFSYSRRAEQNRVWVGLAKETAHQLGTPLSSLMAWHTYLKDSEKWQNEPIVDELGKDVRRLEIITERFSNIGSVPVLKDENILQATKNAIAYLQSRVSKKVIFEIKTDLPTDTPAQINVPLFDWVIENICKNAVDAMDGKGSITLHLRRATKGKQLIALDITDTGKGIPKSKIETVFLPGFTTKKRGWG encoded by the coding sequence ATGGCCTTTTTCTCGTTTTCCCGGCAAGTGCTACCCATTTACGATCAAAAATCCCGGATTAAGCTCGGTATTCTAGCCGGCGCCATCCTGATTGCCGCGGCCACGGTGGTATATACCAACATTCTGGTGAAGCGGCTGTCGGAAAGGGAGCAGCAGCAGATTGACCTCTATGCCAAGGCCCAGCGTTTCATCATCAACTCGGAGGTGGACTCGAACACCAATTTTGTATTCGAGGAAATCATCAATGCCAACACCACCATCCCCATCATCTTCACCGATGGGGATGCCAACATTCTGGGTACCCGCAACGTGGATATTCCCAAGAACGTGTCGGAGAAGGCCGCGCTGAACTTTCTGCGGCGCGAAATTGCCGTTATGAAACTGCAGCATCCGCCCATCGTGGTGGAGCTGGGGGCTGGCCTGCGCAACTACATTTACTACAAAGACTCCCAACTGCTGACCCAGCTGCGCACCTACCCGCTGGTACAGCTGGCTGTTATTACCTGCTTGGGCGTTATGGCCTACTTCTCGTTCAGCTATTCCCGCCGGGCCGAGCAAAACCGGGTGTGGGTGGGTCTAGCCAAAGAAACGGCTCACCAGTTGGGCACACCGCTAAGCAGCCTGATGGCCTGGCATACTTACCTCAAGGATTCGGAAAAATGGCAGAATGAGCCCATCGTAGACGAGTTGGGCAAGGATGTGCGCCGCCTGGAAATCATTACCGAGCGGTTTAGCAACATCGGCTCGGTGCCAGTCCTCAAGGATGAGAACATCCTCCAGGCTACCAAAAACGCCATTGCCTACCTGCAAAGCCGAGTATCGAAGAAGGTGATTTTTGAAATCAAAACTGACCTGCCAACCGATACGCCCGCCCAAATCAACGTGCCGCTATTCGACTGGGTAATCGAGAATATCTGCAAAAACGCGGTAGACGCCATGGATGGCAAAGGCAGCATTACCCTGCACCTGCGGCGGGCCACCAAGGGCAAGCAGCTTATAGCCCTCGACATCACCGATACCGGCAAGGGTATTCCCAAGAGCAAGATTGAAACGGTCTTTCTCCCGGGCTTCACTACCAAGAAGCGGGGCTGGGGCTAG